DNA from Verrucomicrobiia bacterium:
GCTTGAACCGGTGATGGTCGGCGTGGCGCTTGGAATAGACCAGCTCGGCGCCAAGTTTGACGAGGCTCTGCTCGAAGCTTTCGGGCTGGGCGATGCCGCTGAGCGACGCGACCCGCCGGCCCTTGAAAAACTCCAGCCCGACGCGTTCGCCGGTGAAGAGATCCTCCAGATACATCGGATGATGCACGCATTCGATGATGCCCGCGTCCGGGTTGAGCAGGGTGATGCGTCGGCGCAGGTCGGCGGTGTGGCCGTCGCTCTTGGTGATAAAAATGGTGTCCGCGCGGGAAAGGTGTCCGGCCGGCTCGCGCAAGGTGCCGCGCGGCAGCATGAACTCGTTGCCGAAGGGCTGCTGCCGGTCAATCAGCACGATGTCCCGGCGGCGGCCCGCCAGCTTCCAGTATTGAAAACCGTCGTCGAGCAGAAGCGTATCGCAACCGAACTTTTCAATCGCGTAACGCCCCGCCTTGACGCGGTCCTTGTCCACCAGCACCACCACGTCCTTCAGATTCGACGCGAGCATGTAGGGCTCGTCGCCGGCCGTTTCGGAATCGAGCAGGAGCGACTTGCCGTCCGACACAACGCGCGGCGGCGTGGTGTCGGAGCGCAGCAGGAGGCGGTTAAGCAGCCGGGTGCGCAGCGGCGGCGGCTTGGACCGGTAACCGCGCGATAGGATGGCCACCTTGCGGCCGGCATCCTGCAAGGCACGCGCGAACTTTTCGACCACGGGCGTTTTGCCCGTGCCGCCCACGGTGAGGTTGCCCACGGCGATGACCTGGATGCCGAGGGTGTAATCGCGGAGGATGCGTTTGTTGTAAAGAAAGCGGCGCAATTTGACGATGCCCGCGAACAACTTCGAAAGCCACAGCAGGCTGGTGCGGGTGACGGACGCGGCAAACCCCGTGCGTTCCCCGAAGATGACTTCGAGGACGAACGTTTCCAGGGATTCCATCCAGTTGCGTAGGGTTTCCCGCACGGCGGCCTACTGTGACAAGTCGCCGCGGACAGGGCAAGCGGACGCCTTGAACAAACCTGAAGGAAGATTCCGCAAGGCTGGACCGATTCATTCCCGACCGGTCGCCGACGGCTGGTCCAGGCGCAAAATGAATCCACCGCGCGGCGGCAGCGTGTGCTGCCATGACGCCGCCCGCGCCAGGGGCACCGCGACCACCTGCATCGCCGCGTCGGCGCCTTCCGTGACGGCGAGGCGATGGGGAAAGCGCCTGAACGCCGACAAATCCAGGTTCACCGGCAAGGCTTCCCCCGTTCCGTTCAGGCCGGCAAGGAACCACGTGTCACCGGTCCGCCGTGCGAACACCACCACGCGCCCCGGCTCGCCCATCAGGCAACGCGTTTCGTCCCAACGCGCCGGCGCGTCGCGGAATAATTGCACGACCTCCGAAGGCAACGAATCGAAGAACTCCGGTTTGTCCGCGTAGTGGATCAGGCCGGACCGCGTGATGATGGCCGTGGCCAGTTCGTGCGCCACCGTCGTGGTGCGCGGGTATTTCTTGGGCGAACATGCCACCGGCGTGACATCCATCGGCCCGACGGCGTTCCGCGTGAACGGCAGCACCGTGTTTAACTCCGCCGCCTTATCCGTGTAGCGGGGCTCGTAGAAGTAGCTCTCCGTGCCCAACACCGCCTCCGCCGTCAGAAAGTTCGGCCACGTCCGCTCCCACCCACGCGGCATGGTGCAGCCATGCAGGTTGACCACGAGCCGGCGCGCCGCCGCGTCCGCGAACAATGCCTGCATCGCGGCAATGGCCTCCTGTCGGTCGGAACACCAGAAATCCACTTTCACACCGCGAACTCCCGCAGCAACCATTTCGTCCAGCTTGCGCCGGCGGGAGCCGGCATCGTAAAAATCTTCTGCGTGCGACCACGCCAGCGGCTTCACGCCCTTGGCCCGCGCGTGCGCCGCAAGGCCTGACAACCCCGGCCCCCACCAACCCGCGTCGAACAAGGTGTATTCCCAACCCATTTGCGCAGCAAAATCGGTGAACTCATTGAACACGTCGGCAGTCGCCGGTCCGTCTGGATAAGACCACCACGCCCACGAAGCGCGCCCCGGCTGGATCCACGACGTGTCCGCAATTCGCGACGCCGGGGCGAGATCCGTGACCAGCGTGGCCAGGGCGATGTTGCCCGCCGATTGACCCAGCACCATCACGCGCCAGGGCAGGGTCCACGGCAACGACCACCGCGGCTCCGGGCCAAACTGATTCGCATGACCTTTCGTTCCTTCATCCGCAAGCGGAAAGGCGAGGCGATACAAACCGCCCGTTGAATCCGGCGACAGATGACATGCACAGAACGACGCGTCAGTGCCCGACTCCGTCAGCAACACCCACGTGGCCGCGTCTGGCACGTGGAAGAGCGCCGGAAAACACCAGCCCGCGGGCCGGGCGCGCGAATGCGGCGGCGGCTCGCCCGGTGACACGTTGAAATAGAAGTCCTCGTAGGCGGGCGTATAAGGACCCGCCGCGTGATAGGGCTGCAACCAGCCGCGGGCATTGCGCGGCAGCTGAAAGCCCGTCAACTCGGCCTTGAGCACCCGCGTTTCGGCCGACGGTGCGGGAAACCGATAACGAAACGCCACGCCTTCGTCGCTCGCCGCAAGTTCCAGCTCCAACAGAGTCTGGTTCGGATTGCGAAAGGTGAGCGTGCGACCGTTCAACCGGTGATTCACCTGGGCCGCACCGCCGGCGAACAGTTCATATTGCTCACGCCGGCCCTGGACTTTTCCGGCCCCGGCCAACACCAGTCCGCGTGAAAAGTCCTGATCATCCCGTTGCAAGCCCAGCGGCGAATCTGCCAGCACAAGGCGGCCGGCGCGCCAGACTTGGTAATGGAGCGTTCCGCCATCGCCAAGGGTGACCGCGATCCGACACTGGCCGTTGGGCGAGGCCAGCGACCACGCGTTGGTTCCGCCAACCGCCCGGGCCGGGTCGGCGACCAGCCCCAACGCCAGCACCAAGCCCGCGGCAAACAAACGGTTCAACCACGACTTCGATCCGGAAAGGTGGCGCATCCTCAATTCGCTACTGGAGACAGCTCGATGACACAAGCCTCCAGCGCTTTCGCACACGAAGGCACGAACCCGTCCCGCATCCATTCCGCACCGGTCCGCGTCTGGCCCGTCTGCGGCAAAGCGGCCCGGCCCGGCGCGGGGTTAAGCTCGGCAATCCTGTAACGTTTGGCCGGGTCCAACCCCTGCGGGTGCACGGGATTGACGTCGCCATCCTTCAACTGAAACACAAACACCACCGCGCGGGTCCGATCCGGCGACACGAAGTTCAACGCACCACGTGCCGTGCCGTGCGGATCCTCCAGCCGATACAGGTCACCGAGTTGGGTCACGTCGCGGATGTGCTTGTAGGCGCTGATGGCGCCGGCGCAGATGGCCTTGTCCTCCGGCGACAGTTTGACCAGATCGAGATCCATGCCGAAGCGCGCGCTCATTGCCACGGCGCACGCGAAGTGCATCGGACGGTGGCCCCAGTGCGTCACGTGGCTCGCGATGGCCATGGGCGGGAAGAAATACGAATAGTCCCATTGCATCCGCACGCGCACGGTCGGGTCGGTGTTGTCGCTCGGCCAGAACTCGTGGAAGTAACGCAGCGCGCCGTAATCCACGCGCCCGCCGCCGCCGGAGCACAGCATCAATTCGGTGTTCGGGAAGGTCGTCGCCGTCTTGTCCATGAGTGCGTAAAGCGCCCGCACGTAATCGATCCACAGATGCGACTGGCGGTCCGGCGCGAGATACGACGAGCCCGGCTGCGTGAGGTAGCGGTTGCA
Protein-coding regions in this window:
- a CDS encoding glycoside hydrolase family 97 catalytic domain-containing protein, yielding MRHLSGSKSWLNRLFAAGLVLALGLVADPARAVGGTNAWSLASPNGQCRIAVTLGDGGTLHYQVWRAGRLVLADSPLGLQRDDQDFSRGLVLAGAGKVQGRREQYELFAGGAAQVNHRLNGRTLTFRNPNQTLLELELAASDEGVAFRYRFPAPSAETRVLKAELTGFQLPRNARGWLQPYHAAGPYTPAYEDFYFNVSPGEPPPHSRARPAGWCFPALFHVPDAATWVLLTESGTDASFCACHLSPDSTGGLYRLAFPLADEGTKGHANQFGPEPRWSLPWTLPWRVMVLGQSAGNIALATLVTDLAPASRIADTSWIQPGRASWAWWSYPDGPATADVFNEFTDFAAQMGWEYTLFDAGWWGPGLSGLAAHARAKGVKPLAWSHAEDFYDAGSRRRKLDEMVAAGVRGVKVDFWCSDRQEAIAAMQALFADAAARRLVVNLHGCTMPRGWERTWPNFLTAEAVLGTESYFYEPRYTDKAAELNTVLPFTRNAVGPMDVTPVACSPKKYPRTTTVAHELATAIITRSGLIHYADKPEFFDSLPSEVVQLFRDAPARWDETRCLMGEPGRVVVFARRTGDTWFLAGLNGTGEALPVNLDLSAFRRFPHRLAVTEGADAAMQVVAVPLARAASWQHTLPPRGGFILRLDQPSATGRE
- the lpxK gene encoding tetraacyldisaccharide 4'-kinase is translated as MESLETFVLEVIFGERTGFAASVTRTSLLWLSKLFAGIVKLRRFLYNKRILRDYTLGIQVIAVGNLTVGGTGKTPVVEKFARALQDAGRKVAILSRGYRSKPPPLRTRLLNRLLLRSDTTPPRVVSDGKSLLLDSETAGDEPYMLASNLKDVVVLVDKDRVKAGRYAIEKFGCDTLLLDDGFQYWKLAGRRRDIVLIDRQQPFGNEFMLPRGTLREPAGHLSRADTIFITKSDGHTADLRRRITLLNPDAGIIECVHHPMYLEDLFTGERVGLEFFKGRRVASLSGIAQPESFEQSLVKLGAELVYSKRHADHHRFKQQEVLNAINRGKKRQAECIITTQKDAVRFPKIDRRDLPIYFMRVEIRILSGAEDFADCVRKICFR